One genomic window of Stieleria sp. JC731 includes the following:
- a CDS encoding HD-GYP domain-containing protein, which produces MNTSSLQSSPITPAAAFSGPATGVSSVSRPSPDTKPGRVMIVDDEPINIKLIQKFLKGAGYNDFITTVDSREAIDLIHQQSPDILILDVMMPHVSGLEILAQVRADKAISHLPVLIVTASTEEETKIEALELGATDFLHKPVKPTELLPRVRNALVVKEHHDQMVAYSKRLEAEVAQRTMDLVQSREEVIQVLACAAEYRDKETGNHVIRVGRYAGLLARQLGCAESDSKLIELAAILHDAGKIGIADSILLKPGKLTEEEFELMKRHCEFGERILKAQPVDYGRNLLRQHGSSTRSPVLRIAAVIARSHHERWDGSGYPDGLVGDEIPLVGRITAVADVFDALSSKRCYKDAMPIEKCVDIMKSERGKHFDPKVLDAFLAAIDEATEIATNLAD; this is translated from the coding sequence ATGAACACGTCTAGCCTTCAATCTTCTCCCATTACCCCGGCAGCCGCTTTTAGCGGACCCGCTACCGGTGTAAGCAGTGTGAGCCGTCCGTCGCCGGACACGAAGCCTGGGCGAGTTATGATCGTCGACGATGAACCGATCAACATCAAACTGATTCAGAAGTTTCTCAAAGGTGCTGGCTACAACGATTTCATCACCACCGTCGATTCACGCGAAGCGATTGATCTGATCCATCAGCAATCGCCCGACATCTTGATCTTGGATGTGATGATGCCGCACGTTTCGGGCCTGGAAATTTTGGCTCAGGTTCGTGCAGACAAAGCGATCTCGCATTTGCCAGTGCTAATCGTGACGGCTTCGACCGAAGAAGAAACCAAGATCGAAGCGTTAGAGCTGGGTGCCACCGACTTTCTGCACAAACCGGTTAAACCGACCGAGCTACTGCCTCGGGTACGAAACGCGTTGGTGGTGAAAGAACATCATGACCAAATGGTGGCCTACTCCAAACGATTGGAAGCCGAAGTAGCGCAGCGGACCATGGACCTCGTCCAGTCTCGCGAAGAAGTCATTCAGGTCCTCGCTTGTGCTGCCGAATATCGAGACAAAGAAACCGGCAATCACGTCATTCGTGTCGGGCGATATGCCGGCTTGCTGGCACGACAATTAGGTTGTGCTGAGTCAGATTCCAAATTGATCGAACTTGCTGCGATCTTGCATGACGCAGGTAAGATCGGGATTGCCGATTCGATCTTGTTGAAACCCGGCAAACTCACCGAAGAAGAATTCGAGTTGATGAAGCGTCACTGCGAATTCGGCGAACGGATTCTTAAAGCGCAGCCCGTCGACTACGGGCGCAACCTTCTGCGCCAACACGGAAGTTCGACCCGATCACCGGTTCTTCGGATTGCCGCCGTGATTGCCCGTTCTCATCACGAACGCTGGGACGGTTCTGGCTATCCCGATGGCCTTGTCGGTGACGAGATTCCCTTGGTAGGCCGTATCACGGCAGTCGCCGATGTCTTCGATGCGCTCAGCAGTAAACGTTGCTACAAAGATGCGATGCCGATCGAAAAGTGCGTCGACATCATGAAAAGCGAACGCGGCAAACACTTTGACCCCAAAGTACTTGACGCCTTCCTCGCAGCCATCGACGAAGCCACCGAAATCGCGACGAACCTGGCGGACTAG
- a CDS encoding efflux RND transporter periplasmic adaptor subunit: MSISRYRPASLVSRLIPDSRLTQMLRVVGILAMGLLSKSVLATEIEGYAEPFRIIEVASDETGVIDEMLVNLGDQVRQGDPIMRLRSDMHEAQLAIAKQQMSVTGRKQATDAEVELTQLRLKKIRDLQSTGHARVAEVSRAENEYKVAVANQTSIKEELETRRLEHERLVSQLARRTLHAPCDGVVTEVHRELGEFVAPNQPQIITLVQIDRLLANFALMPSQVSTLSTHQPVRIRFNDSNSQIQGTVHFISPVINAESGTILVQVLIDNGNGRFRSGERCTIKLKD; this comes from the coding sequence ATGTCCATCTCGCGATACCGCCCCGCCTCGCTCGTATCACGCCTGATACCGGATTCGCGACTGACGCAAATGTTGCGCGTCGTGGGCATCCTAGCGATGGGTCTGCTTTCAAAATCGGTATTGGCGACGGAAATCGAAGGCTATGCCGAACCGTTTCGCATCATCGAAGTCGCATCAGACGAAACCGGCGTGATCGACGAAATGCTTGTTAACCTGGGTGATCAGGTTCGCCAAGGTGACCCAATCATGCGTCTACGCAGCGATATGCATGAGGCACAGCTGGCAATCGCCAAGCAGCAGATGTCGGTGACCGGGCGAAAACAGGCGACAGATGCGGAAGTCGAATTGACGCAATTGAGACTAAAGAAGATCCGTGATCTGCAAAGCACCGGGCACGCTCGAGTCGCCGAAGTATCGCGAGCGGAGAACGAGTACAAAGTTGCCGTCGCGAACCAAACGTCCATCAAAGAAGAACTCGAAACACGTCGACTTGAACACGAACGGTTGGTTTCACAACTGGCCCGCCGAACCCTTCATGCCCCATGTGATGGCGTCGTTACCGAAGTCCATCGCGAACTGGGCGAATTCGTCGCGCCAAACCAGCCTCAAATCATCACGCTGGTTCAAATCGATCGTCTGCTGGCCAACTTTGCTTTGATGCCTTCCCAAGTATCAACGCTATCGACCCATCAGCCCGTGCGAATTCGATTCAACGATTCCAATTCTCAGATCCAAGGAACCGTTCACTTTATCTCGCCGGTGATTAACGCCGAAAGCGGTACCATTCTCGTCCAGGTTCTTATTGATAATGGCAACGGACGATTCCGCAGCGGCGAACGTTGCACCATCAAGCTCAAGGACTGA
- a CDS encoding 3-deoxy-D-manno-octulosonic acid transferase: MFANFVYLVALTLASPWIAYRIVRHGRYRRGISEKLFGISKSKAKRICGGPGRSPIWIHAVSVGEVNLIVDLVAKLTRLDPTTPIVVSTSTDTGYDLAVQRFGSDQVFFCPLDFSWAVRRTLRRLMPRKLILVELELWPNLVRLSRQAGTEVLVINARLSERSSAGYQRVSRLTRPIFADLCGVACQDKSTAERFVACGADPEVVTVTGALKFDNAPDSRDTVEVQNRLNWASVDPWHRVWIVGSTQEGEEAMALRIYKRLVTAHPELRLILVPRHRERFDSVAQLIQSNGLVCRRRSNRKLEATERLGSDGQWDANRVLLIDSIGELRHWWGVGQIATVGGSFVDRGGQNMLEPAGYGSAVCFGPDTRNFKEIANRLIEAGGAKRTANETELEAFVDRCLVDQPAADELGRAAQSVIAQHRGATDRTLQFLAGQPLEFARAA; this comes from the coding sequence ATGTTCGCGAACTTCGTCTATCTGGTTGCGTTGACGCTGGCATCCCCGTGGATCGCTTATCGCATTGTCCGTCATGGACGCTATCGACGTGGGATCAGCGAAAAACTGTTCGGCATCTCCAAGTCCAAAGCAAAGCGGATCTGTGGCGGGCCGGGGCGATCACCGATTTGGATCCATGCGGTCAGCGTTGGCGAGGTCAACCTAATCGTCGATCTGGTTGCTAAGTTGACGCGATTGGATCCCACGACGCCGATCGTCGTGAGCACCAGTACCGACACCGGTTACGATCTCGCTGTGCAGCGTTTTGGAAGCGATCAAGTTTTCTTTTGCCCATTGGATTTTTCCTGGGCCGTTCGCCGAACGCTTCGACGATTGATGCCTCGCAAATTGATCCTTGTCGAGTTGGAACTTTGGCCCAATTTGGTTCGCTTGTCTCGTCAAGCCGGAACCGAAGTGTTGGTTATCAATGCCCGATTGAGCGAGCGAAGCTCAGCCGGCTATCAACGTGTCAGTCGTTTGACGCGTCCGATTTTTGCAGACTTATGCGGGGTCGCTTGCCAAGACAAATCGACTGCCGAGCGTTTCGTCGCCTGTGGTGCCGATCCAGAGGTCGTGACCGTGACTGGGGCATTGAAGTTTGACAACGCACCGGATTCACGAGATACCGTCGAGGTTCAAAACCGATTGAATTGGGCCAGTGTTGATCCATGGCATCGGGTATGGATCGTCGGCAGCACTCAAGAAGGCGAAGAGGCGATGGCACTTCGCATCTACAAACGCTTGGTCACAGCTCATCCTGAATTGCGACTGATTTTGGTTCCTCGCCATCGGGAACGTTTCGATTCGGTTGCACAACTGATCCAGTCCAACGGTTTGGTTTGTCGTCGACGTTCGAATCGGAAATTGGAAGCGACAGAGCGACTTGGTTCGGATGGACAGTGGGATGCGAATCGGGTGCTGCTGATCGACTCCATCGGAGAATTACGGCACTGGTGGGGCGTTGGTCAGATCGCGACCGTTGGCGGAAGCTTTGTCGATCGGGGTGGGCAGAACATGTTGGAGCCCGCGGGGTATGGCAGTGCGGTTTGCTTTGGTCCTGACACACGTAACTTTAAAGAGATCGCGAACCGTTTGATCGAAGCTGGTGGCGCAAAGCGAACCGCGAACGAAACAGAGCTGGAAGCGTTTGTCGATCGATGTCTTGTAGATCAACCGGCCGCCGACGAACTGGGGCGAGCAGCGCAGTCCGTCATCGCTCAGCACCGCGGGGCGACCGATCGAACATTACAATTCTTGGCTGGGCAGCCGCTGGAATTTGCACGAGCGGCTTGA
- a CDS encoding efflux RND transporter periplasmic adaptor subunit codes for MGLGTGTDPSSTSPSVVPLIPSRTEEDLPTECPVPTWASDLADLLSDHQITAELALVYQPRNDNAPATVSTIASLSGSRTREIVSSNRLGQQLLVACRQSASDGNPRQRRELSHHLDFFAIPIVPGDSYSPVLGLISKACERPEQRKLAVQAVAIRIGQQRLKAEAEGEKQIAEAAAAINELASKALQESSLSSAAQVIVSELSRHLDLPQIFLGYRKSETTGCELLAANDTSQLDQSGQNADLIRNAFDETLLLGHSTVHNASRPTDNGSLESLSRQTNHSVIAIPIAKETEPANAVVVATCNSSEQADFASRFVNAAAPMLCTVLDAVTRKHRRVRFDLFASKLRERQTIIAVGIMALIVAAMFVPVPYRETCDGVVEPEQKRFVAIPFDATLLKCEVNPGDTVKVGQTLAVLEDRQLNWRLESLQADYQKAQKTKDAAQVAHDFAKQRISELDMQKAKLEIELLQHQLHELQIRSPIDGIVIAGDHQRSQGVPVKTGETLFEIAPLDRMTMEFSIDEEDVRNIVIGMNAEIRLDALPNQRWENPIQSISPRSEIRDGQNVFVGECDIPETDIAVRPGMSGRVRIDCGKRPLGWVLFHGPYEAVSQRLW; via the coding sequence GTGGGCTTAGGAACCGGCACCGATCCGTCGAGCACATCACCTAGCGTTGTGCCATTGATCCCTTCAAGGACTGAAGAAGATCTGCCGACGGAATGCCCTGTCCCTACGTGGGCATCGGATCTTGCCGATCTGCTGTCGGATCATCAAATCACGGCAGAACTGGCGTTGGTTTATCAACCTCGCAACGATAACGCCCCGGCCACCGTCTCGACCATTGCTTCGTTGTCAGGTTCCAGGACTCGCGAAATCGTTTCATCGAATCGACTTGGACAGCAGTTGCTGGTTGCTTGCCGACAATCTGCATCCGATGGGAACCCGCGCCAGCGACGCGAGCTTTCACATCACTTGGATTTTTTCGCCATCCCCATTGTCCCGGGCGATTCATATAGCCCCGTCCTCGGCCTGATCAGCAAAGCTTGCGAACGACCAGAACAGCGGAAACTCGCTGTCCAAGCCGTCGCCATCCGTATCGGTCAACAGCGGTTAAAAGCGGAAGCCGAGGGCGAAAAACAAATCGCCGAGGCGGCAGCCGCGATCAATGAACTCGCCTCCAAAGCATTGCAAGAATCTTCGCTATCATCCGCAGCCCAAGTGATCGTCAGCGAGCTTTCCCGTCACCTGGATTTGCCACAGATATTTCTTGGGTATCGCAAATCCGAAACTACCGGTTGTGAACTGTTAGCAGCCAATGACACCAGCCAACTCGATCAATCCGGCCAGAACGCGGACCTCATCCGAAACGCGTTTGATGAAACCCTTTTGCTCGGCCATTCGACAGTCCACAACGCAAGTCGACCAACTGACAACGGATCTTTAGAATCACTGTCTCGGCAGACGAATCATTCCGTCATCGCGATCCCCATTGCGAAAGAAACTGAACCTGCCAATGCGGTCGTTGTCGCTACTTGCAACAGTTCGGAACAAGCTGACTTCGCAAGCCGCTTTGTTAATGCGGCCGCACCCATGTTGTGCACCGTACTGGATGCGGTGACTCGAAAACATCGCCGGGTACGCTTTGATCTTTTCGCATCAAAACTTCGAGAACGACAAACCATTATCGCGGTCGGCATTATGGCTTTGATAGTCGCCGCGATGTTCGTTCCGGTTCCATACCGGGAAACCTGCGATGGCGTTGTCGAACCTGAGCAAAAACGGTTTGTCGCGATTCCCTTCGATGCGACGCTTCTGAAATGCGAAGTCAACCCGGGTGACACAGTCAAGGTTGGCCAGACATTGGCAGTGCTTGAAGATCGTCAACTGAACTGGCGTTTGGAATCTCTTCAAGCGGATTACCAGAAGGCTCAAAAAACGAAAGATGCTGCCCAAGTGGCACATGACTTTGCGAAGCAACGTATCTCCGAATTGGACATGCAAAAGGCGAAGCTCGAAATCGAGTTGCTACAACATCAGTTGCATGAACTTCAGATCCGCAGCCCGATTGATGGAATCGTCATCGCTGGCGACCATCAACGCAGCCAAGGCGTTCCGGTGAAAACCGGCGAGACACTGTTCGAGATCGCTCCGTTAGACAGAATGACGATGGAGTTTTCGATTGACGAAGAAGATGTTCGTAACATCGTCATCGGCATGAATGCGGAAATCCGATTGGATGCACTTCCCAACCAACGATGGGAAAACCCAATCCAATCGATCAGTCCACGCAGCGAAATTCGCGACGGACAGAATGTCTTTGTTGGTGAATGTGATATTCCTGAAACCGACATTGCGGTTCGACCAGGAATGTCTGGTCGAGTCCGGATCGATTGTGGAAAACGCCCACTGGGTTGGGTCTTATTCCATGGTCCCTATGAAGCTGTCTCACAGCGATTGTGGTGA
- a CDS encoding HlyD family efflux transporter periplasmic adaptor subunit yields MQIQSAHSSISRDGEPAPHDHFGSDESTSVVQLRSDLSTKVEQSATGVCVIVEDLLADKFYRLGKTEFAFARLLDGRKTLSECYAELTVLYPEHSLRFSDATELCRWLIENDLAHTASSKSSKRFVESRKKRQIKSIKERSNPLSVKFNLVSLDSIATQLNRWIGWCFSPAMTFLSCLWMLVVFGMGLLYWDTLGAFDQFRISGSTVMLIAATTVVLKVVHELSHAIVCKRYGGRVGHLGILLILFAPLPFVDVSSVWRFRSRLQRVHVALAGIYTELLIASLAVCLAFYTDQALIQYVCSCVVISAGAMTLLFNANPLMRFDGYYALTDLLGWTDLLGDSQKRIGQLTRRFLFGDTIDQDSHTASQRLLLTVYGFAACSWKYLICTILLVTAAKLFHGAGLILTCLGIVAWIIRPSIRGWNTFRRRPVRDQRRASVIIGGCLIATTLVLLIGRSPMSIKSPAIVQYAGEDTVRAEVDGFIDTIHAQPGKVVNAGDILMTLRNPSLGIQADQLRIEIDQSDLETRRLLLQGSHAASQAKSARCEALRERLKATQQQLDALEVRARHRGVVVARKLSEKAGTYVRQGDELMIVSQDGHKELRALIAHTHVESLQAKLGQTIRYRVAGHPTAEGILQRINPRATEHCQFPELLSINSGPMMVRIVPDADSPRDRNRLVEPHFEAVISIPSAVSIDLRSGLRGSISLGLDQQSFARQLQQRFFDLW; encoded by the coding sequence ATGCAAATACAATCAGCCCATTCATCAATTTCGCGCGATGGCGAACCGGCTCCGCACGATCATTTCGGCAGCGACGAATCAACCTCTGTCGTTCAACTGCGGTCGGATCTATCAACCAAAGTCGAACAGAGCGCGACGGGGGTCTGTGTCATTGTCGAAGACCTATTGGCCGACAAGTTTTATCGACTCGGTAAAACCGAATTTGCGTTCGCCCGACTGCTGGACGGCCGCAAAACACTTTCAGAATGCTACGCGGAACTGACAGTCCTTTACCCGGAACATTCGCTGCGATTCAGTGATGCGACTGAACTTTGTCGCTGGCTGATCGAAAACGATCTCGCCCATACGGCTAGCTCCAAATCCTCGAAACGATTTGTCGAATCGCGAAAGAAACGCCAAATCAAATCGATCAAGGAACGAAGCAACCCGCTGTCAGTCAAGTTCAATCTTGTCTCGCTTGATTCAATCGCGACACAACTGAACCGCTGGATTGGCTGGTGTTTTTCACCTGCAATGACATTCCTTTCCTGCCTGTGGATGCTCGTCGTCTTTGGCATGGGATTGCTTTATTGGGATACGCTCGGTGCGTTCGATCAGTTTCGCATCAGTGGTTCGACTGTCATGTTGATTGCCGCGACCACCGTCGTCCTAAAAGTTGTCCATGAACTGAGTCATGCGATCGTTTGCAAGCGATATGGCGGACGAGTTGGTCATTTGGGAATCCTGCTGATTTTGTTTGCGCCATTACCATTTGTTGATGTCTCGTCGGTTTGGAGATTCCGTTCTCGCCTACAACGGGTGCACGTTGCCTTGGCCGGTATTTACACCGAGCTTTTGATCGCGTCGCTGGCTGTTTGCTTGGCTTTCTATACCGATCAAGCATTGATTCAGTACGTGTGCTCGTGTGTTGTCATTTCGGCTGGGGCAATGACATTGCTTTTCAACGCCAACCCGCTGATGCGTTTTGATGGCTACTATGCGTTGACAGATCTACTGGGTTGGACCGATTTGCTTGGCGATTCACAGAAACGGATCGGGCAACTGACAAGGCGATTTTTGTTTGGGGATACGATCGACCAGGATTCCCATACCGCCTCGCAACGACTCCTTTTGACGGTCTACGGTTTCGCGGCATGTAGTTGGAAGTACCTGATCTGCACTATTTTGCTTGTCACCGCAGCGAAACTATTTCATGGTGCCGGATTGATACTGACATGCTTGGGTATCGTCGCTTGGATCATCCGTCCGTCGATTCGCGGTTGGAATACCTTTCGACGGCGTCCGGTGCGTGACCAAAGACGTGCAAGCGTCATCATTGGCGGTTGTCTGATCGCGACGACCTTGGTGCTGTTGATTGGTCGATCGCCCATGTCAATTAAATCACCCGCCATCGTTCAATACGCCGGTGAAGACACCGTTCGGGCGGAAGTCGATGGCTTCATCGATACGATCCATGCCCAACCGGGAAAGGTCGTCAATGCGGGTGACATTTTGATGACGCTTCGCAACCCGTCGTTAGGAATCCAAGCCGACCAACTTCGTATCGAAATCGATCAGTCCGACTTGGAAACACGCCGGCTTTTATTGCAAGGTTCGCATGCGGCTTCGCAAGCCAAATCGGCGCGATGCGAAGCGTTGCGTGAACGACTAAAGGCAACGCAACAACAGCTTGACGCGTTGGAAGTTCGCGCCCGTCATCGTGGCGTTGTGGTCGCGCGAAAGCTTTCCGAAAAGGCCGGCACCTATGTTCGCCAAGGTGACGAGTTAATGATCGTCAGCCAAGACGGTCATAAAGAGCTACGTGCGTTAATCGCACACACCCATGTCGAATCCTTGCAAGCCAAGTTGGGACAGACGATCCGCTATCGCGTTGCAGGGCACCCGACCGCCGAGGGAATCCTCCAGAGAATTAACCCTCGCGCGACGGAACACTGCCAGTTTCCAGAGCTACTGTCTATCAATAGCGGCCCGATGATGGTTCGAATTGTCCCCGATGCAGATTCACCACGAGACCGAAACCGACTTGTCGAACCGCATTTCGAAGCGGTCATTTCAATCCCCTCTGCCGTATCGATCGATCTGCGTAGCGGATTGCGTGGATCGATATCTCTCGGACTCGATCAACAAAGCTTCGCTCGACAACTTCAACAGCGATTTTTCGATCTCTGGTAG
- a CDS encoding ferrous iron transport protein A: protein MASVQPTICVLAAASKGVYQCVEVDASGQNAIRLKRLGICTGRVLELVGQGDPMVLQLGNSRIGLSRQLASLISVSPVETSIAGEESYGVTWS from the coding sequence ATGGCCTCCGTCCAACCTACCATCTGCGTTCTAGCAGCGGCGAGCAAAGGCGTGTACCAATGTGTCGAGGTCGATGCATCGGGGCAGAATGCGATTCGCTTGAAGCGACTCGGGATTTGCACCGGTCGTGTCTTGGAACTGGTCGGCCAAGGCGATCCCATGGTGCTGCAGCTAGGCAATTCACGAATCGGCCTTTCGCGACAACTCGCCTCTTTGATTTCCGTCTCGCCTGTCGAAACATCGATCGCGGGTGAGGAATCTTACGGCGTGACTTGGTCGTGA
- a CDS encoding ferrous iron transporter B, with the protein MTSSFLPTLGSHDEPKRVANSHASVPPVVLLVGNPNVGKTSLFNALAGMRAKVANYPGITVDLRKASLNVSAVDSDSRCQASQTVELVDLPGLYSMQTASPEEDVAARSIRGELTGRLHEKPNAVVVVVDATNLSRTLVLASEILELNLPTIVAVNLVDSAEAAGTEIDFESLSQRLECPVVGVSARKGRGLGALREAIYELTKPAEKNLPIARGSCVAGCKGCAFAARFDWADQIAGQSVREGNKGQSQLDWLDRWLTSPNVGLLALVSVMLGVFFLIFSLADMPMGAIESGFGLIGDWLGEVLPSETVSSWAYYPLVVLSSLAVFGLAYWLNETKWNRVTATIAGVTSIVVAMLPLEDFRSLVIDGVVGGTAGVVVFLPQICILFFVITLLEDSGYMARGAFVMERIMRRVGLPGKAFVPMLSAHACAIPGIMAARTIENWRDRLVTILVLPLLTCSARLPVYVMVTALLFGDDPLKASLLFAAAYLLGIIAALSSAFLLKKTLVPGEAAPLVLELPSYRLPSFRNAVLTTLDRAVVFLRQAGTIILLISVVLWALATYPKLPADQMPSDELDQAAAQLEYSIAGRVGKVIEPVFAPLGFDWKIDVGIVTSFAAREVVVSTLSIVYGLGEEGAEDEDAGLIETLRRQKNADGSPVFSSATSISLLVFFVLAMQCLPTQVVTKRETGSWKWAAIQFGFMTLLAYGGALIAYQTLSAYGY; encoded by the coding sequence TTGACTAGTTCTTTCTTGCCAACCCTCGGTTCACATGATGAACCGAAGCGAGTTGCCAATAGCCACGCGTCAGTTCCACCGGTCGTTTTGCTGGTCGGTAACCCCAACGTCGGCAAGACTTCATTATTCAATGCCCTTGCCGGCATGCGGGCCAAGGTTGCCAACTATCCGGGAATCACGGTCGACCTGCGAAAAGCGTCTCTGAACGTTTCTGCAGTCGATTCGGACTCGCGATGCCAAGCGTCACAAACCGTCGAACTGGTCGACCTGCCCGGTTTGTACAGCATGCAAACGGCCAGTCCCGAAGAGGATGTAGCGGCGCGCAGTATCCGCGGCGAACTGACGGGGCGATTGCACGAAAAGCCCAATGCCGTTGTCGTTGTTGTCGATGCGACCAACCTTTCACGCACGTTGGTGCTTGCCAGCGAGATTCTGGAGCTTAACCTGCCGACGATCGTTGCGGTCAATTTGGTGGACTCGGCAGAAGCCGCCGGAACTGAAATCGATTTTGAATCGCTAAGCCAGCGGCTCGAATGTCCTGTCGTCGGGGTCAGTGCTCGCAAAGGTCGCGGACTTGGGGCACTTCGCGAAGCGATTTATGAGCTAACCAAACCGGCGGAAAAGAACCTTCCGATCGCCCGTGGATCCTGCGTCGCGGGTTGTAAAGGCTGCGCCTTCGCGGCTCGCTTTGATTGGGCCGATCAGATTGCTGGTCAGTCAGTCCGGGAAGGAAACAAAGGCCAGTCACAACTGGATTGGTTGGATCGTTGGTTGACTTCGCCGAACGTTGGACTGCTGGCTCTAGTGTCAGTCATGTTGGGCGTGTTCTTCCTGATCTTTTCATTGGCGGACATGCCGATGGGAGCGATCGAATCCGGTTTTGGCCTGATCGGCGATTGGCTTGGTGAAGTGCTGCCCAGTGAGACCGTTTCGTCATGGGCGTATTACCCACTAGTGGTGCTCAGTTCGCTGGCTGTATTTGGGCTGGCATATTGGTTGAATGAGACCAAATGGAATCGAGTGACTGCAACGATTGCGGGCGTGACATCGATCGTTGTCGCGATGCTTCCGCTCGAGGATTTTCGTAGTCTGGTCATCGATGGCGTCGTTGGCGGAACCGCCGGTGTGGTCGTCTTCTTGCCTCAGATTTGCATCCTGTTTTTCGTGATCACGTTGCTGGAGGATTCCGGGTACATGGCCCGAGGGGCGTTCGTGATGGAAAGGATCATGCGCCGTGTGGGGCTACCTGGAAAGGCTTTTGTCCCGATGCTTTCGGCGCATGCGTGTGCGATTCCCGGGATCATGGCTGCGCGAACGATTGAAAATTGGCGTGACCGGTTGGTGACGATTCTGGTGCTACCGCTATTAACCTGCTCTGCCCGTTTGCCGGTCTATGTGATGGTAACGGCGCTTTTGTTTGGTGACGATCCGCTGAAAGCCTCGCTGTTGTTTGCTGCGGCATACCTGTTGGGGATCATCGCGGCTCTATCATCGGCATTTCTGCTGAAGAAAACATTGGTTCCTGGTGAAGCGGCACCACTCGTCTTGGAATTGCCAAGCTATCGTCTTCCGAGTTTTCGAAATGCCGTTTTGACCACCCTGGACCGTGCTGTCGTCTTCTTACGTCAGGCAGGGACAATCATTCTGTTGATCTCTGTCGTTCTTTGGGCGCTCGCGACGTATCCAAAGTTGCCAGCAGATCAAATGCCAAGCGACGAACTGGATCAAGCCGCCGCTCAATTGGAATACTCGATCGCAGGACGTGTTGGCAAAGTCATCGAACCGGTGTTTGCACCACTAGGATTCGATTGGAAGATTGATGTCGGTATTGTCACCTCGTTCGCGGCACGCGAAGTCGTCGTGTCAACTTTATCGATCGTCTATGGCTTAGGTGAAGAAGGTGCCGAAGACGAAGACGCTGGTCTCATCGAAACGTTGCGGCGTCAGAAAAATGCCGATGGAAGTCCTGTGTTTTCAAGCGCGACCAGTATTAGCCTGTTGGTCTTCTTCGTGCTCGCGATGCAGTGTTTGCCAACACAGGTGGTAACCAAACGCGAGACCGGCAGTTGGAAGTGGGCCGCGATTCAGTTTGGATTTATGACGCTGCTCGCTTATGGCGGCGCTTTGATCGCTTACCAAACGCTATCAGCCTACGGCTATTGA